CTGTTAGGCGTCGTCTTTCTGGAGCTTAAAGACTACGGGCAGGGAGTATTGCACGCGTACAGGTTGTCCCTTTTGATAACCGGGCGTGAATTCCGCTTCTTTAACCACTCTCAGTGCTTCCTCATCAGCACCGCCGCCGATGCCTTTGATGATCTGGGGGTTTTCAACCTGACCCTCTTTATTTACGATGAATTGTACGATAACACGGCCTTCAATTCCCGCTTTACGGGCCTCTTCGGGATACGTTATGTTGCTCATCAAACTTTGCATTCCACCTTTGAGCTCGGGCATTTGTTCGACAACCACGAAGTGATCATCTTTTGCTGAAGAACTCTCGGTTTTGGTTCCCGGAGCCGGTGGTGCTTTCAGGTCGTTGAAGGCTGTTTCTCTGTCGAGTAATTTAAATTCAATGACCCCGTTTTGGGCTTTGGGTCCATATTCTTCGATGGCTTTTTCGCCTTTCAACACATTCAGCGATTCAATGTACTTCGTTTTTACGGCGGACAGCTTATTTCTGGTTACTTCATCTTCAATGATTTCACCGTCCAATACATACAATGGACTCATTCCGTCCTGAGATGCTGAAATCTTAGCTTGGGCATTTTCGATATCACTGTTTCGGATACCGCTGTCTTGTATGTCGGTACATGCCATGATTCCTGTCATGAAGAGTGCAGAAAATAGCGTGATATAGAAGCTTGTTTTAAACATCGTATGTTTATGATTTTGGTTACTCATAATTTGAATTCGCTTTTTGAGAGTTGATGTTGGTACAGCCATGCTTACAGCCGGAGTTTTGCTGAACGTTTGTTTTCCTGCCAACTCAAACAACAGTTGGGCATAGGATTTTCTTGAAATTGTATCGTCCGAAAGTACCTCACTGTCACAGGATATTTCCCGGTATTCCTTAAACCCGGCATAAAGTTTATGAATGATGGGATGGAACCAGAAGAGAGCTTTTATAGTCATTAATACAGCATTCAAGGCATAATCATGGTGTCTGATGTGCATCAGTTCATGCCGTATAGCCAGATTCAGCTTCTCGGATGACTGATCTTTAAGGTGATCCGGTATTACAATCACCGGCTTTTTCCACCCATATGTAAAGGGTACGTCCACTGAATCGGAAAAGGATAGGTACACCGGTAATGACAGTTTTTTACAGATGCGTGTATTGCTGGTTGATAATTCTAGAATAGACTCGATGGGTCTTTTGGGGGTACTTTTGGCAAAAATACTGAGAGAGATAAAATCAGCTGCCAGTTTTAACAGTAGAATAAGTGCGACTGTCCCAAGAGCGAGTATAGCAGCGCCACCCCAGAATGCAGGATCCATATAGAAGGATGTTTCCTGCATTTTAGCAGCAGCCGGTATCACAATTGGGTTCTGAATGACGATGAACTTAGTAGCAAAGGATCCGGCTGTTTCTCCAAAAGTGTGTAGCCAATGATTCATCAGCGCAGCCAAAAGTCCGATAGGAAGAGCCAGAATCAAAGCAATGTGTCCGTGATACCGGAAGATCGCATTTAGGTTCTCCGAATATCTCATCATTGCCAAAGCCAGAAGACTCATTGCGGTCCATAGAACGATCGGAAGAAGCAGTAAATCAAAACCTGTTGAACCAAGATTTTGTAGTGTATTGATTATATCCATGTCATTCCTCCTTCATGTTATTGATCAGCTTCAAAATTTCTGAACGGTCGGTATCAGAGAGCTCTTCACCTTCCACCAGGGTCTGAACGAGTTCGGTAGGGGATCCCTTAAATACTTTTTTGACCAGCTCTTTCACCAGGTTGAAGCGGACGGATTCAGGTTCCTGTGCCGGACTATAGACATAAGTGACACCATCTTTTCGGTATTTCAGGTATCCTTTATCAGCTAGATTTTTCATAACCGTCATTACGGTGGTGTAGGCAACCTGTCGATCATTCATGATGCGTTTCTTCACATCTTTCACGGTAGCTTCACCCATTTCCCATACATGGTGAAGCACTTCCATTTCGGTTTCGCCCAGCGGAGTCAGTGATTTTTTCATGTTATTTTCTCAGTTTAACTAATTAGTTAATACTAATATAATAGTATTAATGTTTGAATGTCAAATTTGAATTGGAACTAACAGGGGACAGGCAGTTTGATATACGAATACTAAGTGGTTTTGTTTGGAGGTTAGAAGAGCGTAGGGATGCTTCTTTGGATAAAAATAGAACAAATGAGCAGAAAGTTGCTTTATTAGATAACTGCCTTCGTAGGTTTCGCTCCTAAGGGGGGAGTCCGGTGTAGTCCACCTCATGGTGCCCACACCTTAAAGCTAATTAGCGTGTATTAAACTAAAGCCTGTACCAAAGGTAACTTCTTCCCGGATCCCTAAAGGGTTCTCAATTTTTGCATACTTCGTTGTAACTCTGCAAAGGAAAATCAGCAATCACATACTCAATTGTTCCAAAGTGAGTTTCAGCCTATAGTAATCGTTCCGCCATAGTTATAGCCTCGTATGCGGAAGAGGCTTCATGCACTAAATCAGATTCCAGGCTTTGCAAGAAGTCAAGGGCATTTTTGGACTGGTTCAATAGAATCACATCTTTTCCTGCTTTTAAAGCGAGCATAATCTCTGATAGGGTACCGGCACCTGTTCCACAGGCAATGATCACATCGGAAGAGAGCACATTGATATTGTTCCGGGCACTTCCCATTCCTGTTACAATTGGGATATCCACGTGCAGGGACATCCTGCTGCGATCCTTATCGGGCAGAACGCCCACGACCAACCCGTCTTTTTCCGATGCACCCAGGGATGCTGCGTCCATCACACCCACATTCCGCCCACCCGTTAACAGTACCCAGCTTCTTTGTCCAATTAATTTGCCAAGCTCATAAGCAATCTGGAGGTCCTTCTCTTCAGGTTCATTACCCGGACCCATTACACCAATAATTGTTTTTGCCATAGAATCTCTTTCTAATCGGTTGGAACTCTGATGATGCTAAAGCTATTGCACAGGTAAAATACAAATTGCGGTAGAAGAATATGGAGAAAAGAGATTATTTGAAAGAAATTGATGGTGTCATTGAGGAAGCTGATCCGGCGGATTATGACAAAGCAGTTTTAATATTGCCGGACCAGATCAATCTGAATGTTTGGCCGGAATGGATCCATGATGAAAAACCGCTGCTTATATTAATTGAATCCTATCCTGTTCACCGGACTCTTCCATATCACAAAAAGAGGCTGACTTACCTGCTGAGCTCCCTGCGTCACTTTGCGGTGGAGTGTTCGAGTAATGGATTTCCCGTGCATTACCAATCGACTGACCAACACTACGATAAAGTTCTGAAAGATATCCTAGACGGGAATAAGGAGTTGGCACTCAGCTTTATGAATCCTTCGGAATGGGATAGCAGGGAAAGACTGCAGGAATTAAGAAAAAAATACGAGAACCGTGTTACGAAAATATCCAACACCTTCTTTTTTGCGGATCCCGATGATTGGAAGCAGAAAATAGAGCCCGGTTATCGGATGGAGTACTTTTACCGGGATATGAGGAAGAAAACCGGATATTTGATGAATGGTGATGAGCCCGAAGGCGGGGAATGGAATTACGATGAAAACAACCGGGAATCGCTCCCGTCCGGCTATGATATCCCCGAACCTACCCGTTTTCAACCTGATGATATTACGCTTGAAGTAATGGAGATGGTTGATGAAAAATTTCCTGACCATTTCGGGAAGACAGATCATTTCTACTATGCTACCAGCCGTAAACAGGCTATGGAGCTATTGGATGAGTTTATTGACAATCGTCTTGATGACTTTGGTCCCTACGAAGATGCAATGGCCAGTGACGAACCGCTGCTTTTTCACTCGGGGCTGTCACCCTATATGAATAACGGGTTATTATTGCCCTGGGAGATTTGTGAAAGGGCTATTGAGGCGTACCGGGAGAACGATGAGATACCCATAAATTCTGTGGAGGGACTGGTAAGGCAAATATTGGGCTGGCGTGAATTTGTGCATATCTACTACGAAGCCATGATGCCGGAGGTGAGGGATACCAACTTCATGAATTTCAATGAATCACTGCCAAAGATGTATTGGTCCGGCGAAACGCGAATGCACTGCATGAAACAAAGCCTCAAACCGGTTATTGAACAGGGATATTCCCATCACATCCAGCGACTGATGGTATTGAGCAACTTTAGCAATCTGACTAAAACAGATCCTCGAGAGCTCAATGAGTGGTTTAGATTTGCCTATGTGGATGCACACGAGTGGGTAGTTTTGCCTAATGTGCTGGGCATGAGCACTTTTGCAGATGGAGGTGTGCTGGCATCAAAACCGTATGTTTCCAGCGGTAATTATATCAATAAAATGAGCGACTACTGTAAAAGTTGCGAATACAGCATCAGCAAAAAAACGGGTGAGGACGCCTGTCCCTTTAATTACTTGTACTGGAATTTTGTAGACGAACAGCGTGATGCCTTCGAAGAGAGCGGGCGAAACAGCTTCATGGTAAATATGTATGAAAAGAAATCGGAAGAGAACAAGGAAGCCATAAGGAACTCAACAGAGAACTTTCTTGAGCAGCTAAAACGTTATAAGAACTCATAGTAACAGTCATAAAACAGAGACGGATGGAATTTACACAAGTAAGCGATCTTGACTTTAATATTTCGCGTGTTACACTGGGTACCTGGGCCATCGGCGGATGGCAATGGGGCGGTACCAACGAACAGGAATCGATTGATACCATTTTAAAAGCCCTGAACATGGGAGTTACTACTATTGATACGGCTCCTATTTATGGATTTGGAAAAAGCGAAGAGCTAGTCGGAAAAGCTGTCAAAGAATATGGCAACCGCGATGAGATTCAGATTGCCACAAAACTCGGCCTCGAGTGGGATGAGAATGAAAATGTGGAGAGGAACACCTCGCGGGAACGCATTTTGAAAGAGTTCGAAGATTCACTGAGAAGGCTGCAGACCGACTATATTGATATATATCAAATTCACTGGCCGGATCTGAAGAACGATTTTAAAGAGACAGCATCCACCATGCTGCAGCTGCTGGACAGAGGGAAAATAAAAGCAATAGGTGCTTCCAATTTTTCGGTAGAGCAGATGGAAGAGTTTCAAAAATATGCACCTATCCATATTGCCCAGCCGCCCTATAATCTTTTTGAACGCGGAATCGAAAAAGATGTCCTTCCATATTGCAATAAAAATAATATATCACTGCTCACCTACGGCGCACTGTGTCGGGGATTATTGAGCGGAAAAATGGACGAGGATTGGGAATTCAAAAAAGGAGATCTTCGCAAAAATACCGATCCCAAGTTCCAGGGAGAGACCTTTAAAAAACACCTGCGGGCCGTTGACAAACTGAAAGAATATGCTTCTGAGGAACTTGACCAGACCGTACTTAATCTTGCAGTTCGCTGGATTCTGGATAAAGGCGTTGATTCGGCTATATGGGGAGCACGTCGACCGGAACAGGTTACCTTCGATGAAGTAGCCGGATGGAAACTCACAGACAAGCAGATTGAAGAAATCGAATCTATTGTTGAAGAAATCGTTGAAGATCCGATTGCCCCGGCTTTCATGGCGCCACCGGAGTAAGATTCCGATTAAGATCCTATTTACTTGTCATTCCGACCGTAGTGGAGGAATCTCATCCATGTCGACATTAGTGCCTGAATTTTAGCGGTTGAGATCCCTCGGTAAGCTCGGAATGACACCAATTTTTTAGATCAATTAACCTTAATTTAGAAGAGGTCAGCAAATATTATATGCATAACGAAAGGCAATTCTGTCTTCTGACTCCTGACTTCTGAATACTAAACTTACATGCAAAACGTCAACAGCAATCGTGTATTTAAACGCAATAAGAAAGAACCTAACACCGAAGGGGAGTATGTACTCTATTGGATGCAAATAAACCGGCGATTTCAATATAACTATGCGCTGGAGTACGCGGTTGGCTGGGCTAATAAATTAAACAAACCGCTTCTGATCTATGAAGGATTGAATTGTGAATACCCCTGGGCTTCCGACCGTGTCCATCACTTTATGATGCAAGGTATGCAAGAGAACCTGGAAATTGCCCGTAAAAAGCAGCTGAACTACCACTCGTATCTGGAAGATGCTAAGGGAGCAGGGAAGGGGTTACTCTATCAGCTGGTTGAGAATGCCAGCTGTCTGATCACGGATGAGTACCCCGTATTTATCATGCGGGAGCACAATGAGAGGGTAAGTCAGAAGGTGGATATTCCCTATATTACTGTTGATTCAAATGGCATTATCCCGCTCGGATTAACGGAAAAAGATCCATACAGCGCCTACTTTTTTCGAAAAATCATGCAGAAGAACTTTCTGGAATGTTATACACACCCGCCCAAAAAAGATCCTTTACGTGATCTAGAGAATAATAACTCGATTCAATTGACTGAGGATTTTCTAAAAAAGTATCCGTCTGCTGAAAAACCGCTCAAAAACAAGAAATCCTTTATCAGTAATTTGCCGATACGCCATGATATTTCAGTCCTTGAGATTCAGGGTACAAGGCAATCCGCGCTGGGTAAGCTCGGACAGTTTATCAATTACGGTCTCTTGGATTACGATGAGAAGCGAAACGATCCGGATGAGAACAAAACCAGTGGTCTGAGTCCCTGGTTACACTTTGGAAAAATATCGGAATACGAAATTGTCAACGCCGTCCTGGATCATCAACCCAAGGGTTGGGACTTAGACAGTATCAGCTATAACAACGGTTCAACCGGGGGCTTTTTTAATGGGGACCCCAATATCGACGGGTTTCTGGATGAAGTCATTACCTGGCGGGAAGTCGGATTTCATTTTGCGCATCACCGTCCGGATTATGCTGAATTTGAATCACTGCCGGATTGGGCATTGGAGACGCTCAAAAAACATGCCTCGGATCCACGTGATTACGTCTATAGTTTTGAAGAACTGGAACAGTCGAAAACGCATGATGAAATCTGGAATGCCGCCCAGACCCAGTTAAGGGAAGAAGGAATCATTCACAACTACCTCCGTATGCTATGGGGAAAGAAAGTAATGCAGTGGACCCCTGATCCCCGAACCGCACTCGACTATCTCATAGAGCTGAATAATCTTTATGCCATAGACGGAAGGGATCCGAATAGTTATTCGGGCATATTCTGGTGCTTCGGACGCTTCGACCGGGCCTGGCAGGAACGGCCTATATTCGGAAAAACCCGATACATGACTAGTGATAGTACCCGAAAGAAAGTGAAGCTAAAACAATATCTGAAGAAATACGGAAACCAGCAGACTTTAGACGTGTGATTTTGCCGCAGATTTGCACGGATTTAAGGATACGTAGGGCGGTTTGTTTAACCGCTCTAAACACTCTAATGACTATGGCGAATCGTATTTTGTGAGGAAAATTATTTAATAATACTGAGTAGATCCGCGGCTAAAGTTCCAATATCAATTTACTGACCAATTTGGCAAAATCTTCCTTACGGGACTCTGCTGCAATCTTCACCTCTTCATGATCAAGCTTGTCACGGGTGACACCTGATGCCATATTACTGATCAGGGAAATAGCCACCGATTTTAACCTCAGGCGGGCTGCTTCGAATAGTTCGGGAGCGGTCGACATGCCCACAGCATCAGCCCCCATTTTGCGAAATGCTCTTATTTCTGCCTTGCTTTCATAGTTGGGGCCGGTCACATAGATGTAGGTTCCTCTCTGTACCGCAAGACCAAGTCCGGCTGCCAGCTTTCGAGCTTTGTCAGCTAATGGGTAGTGGTTGTAGCGGTGCTGCGGGTATCCCATAGGAGAAATACTCTTATTATGCCTCATCACTGAGTCAATCACCATAAGATCCCCCACTTCAAAATCGGTATTGATGGCCCCCGCTGCATTAGAAATTATCAGTTTATTTACTCCTAATGCTTTAGCAATATAGACGGGAATGGCAGTCTCCTCGAAGTCATAGCCTTCATAGTGATGGAAACGTCCTGAAAAGGCAATGATGTTTTTTCCATTTACAGTTCCCGAGATCAAACGTCCGTCGTGGCCTTTTACAGATGTTGAAGGGAAATGCGGTATATCTTCGTAGTTTATAAACAGCGGATCACTTATGCTCTTCCCAAAACTCCCCAATCCTGAGCCCAGAATGACGGCAGCTTCCGGGTTCTCCGGTATATCTTGTTCTTTCAGGTATGCTACAGACTCGTCAATAAATTCAGGCAGGGACATTGCTATCAATATTTTTTATGCTGTATCCTTTTTCCTTGTCATGATCTGTGAGCTGGAAGAGGGGATGGTGGCTATCGTGATAACCAAGAATAGTAAAATCTTCCTCATAGGCTTTACGGGTTAGCTCTTTTCTCATTTTCATACTCTCTTTTGCATCAAAATCATATTTTGCTGCGAAATTGCGGTTAACCTCACCGCGTGTAGCCAGCACGTCTCCCGCCATCAAATATTTGTGCTCACCGTCGTCATACAACAGTACCTGCGAAAACTCGGTATGCCCCCCGATTTTGTTTATGCTGACGTCATCATACGGATGGTCGGTATCTTCAAGAAATTCAATATCAGCTTTGGCATCTAGGAAATGAATGAATTCAGATTTCTCTTCATCATAATATTCATCCTGATTCAACACTTTCTGCCAGCCGTTGCCCGAAACCCATAATTTTGCCTCTGGGAAGGTCAATTCCCAGTAGCCGGATCCTTTGCCCGCCAGGCCACCAATATGATCGTAATGCAGGTGACTGGCAAAAATATCGGTGATATCGTACTCTGTTAATCCGAATTTAGCAAGGTTTTCCTTGATGGTATCGGTATTTGTGTCTTCTCCGAAGTCACCTATTCCTACATCAAAGAGATAGTTTCGATTTTGACCGGTGATCAGAAAGGGATTGAGAGAAATTTTTAAGGCTCCCTTAGCAGGAGGATCATCTCTGTCAATACGATTGAACTTTTTGTCGAGTCCCACCGAAAAAGTGCCTTCATATAGCGGGTGGCAAATGATGTCATTTTCTTTCATGAAATATTCTATCTAAAAAACTAAGATCAATCTGATATTCTTTGATCAGAGAAAAATTAATTTGAATCCGTCAAACCTGCGTTTACCGGGTTCTATGTATTATCGTTCTCGAAGCGCTCGTAGGCGTCTATGATATCTCTGACCAGCTTATGCCTGACAACGTCTTTTTCATCGAGGTAAACAAAAGAGATACCTTCAATATCCTTGAGAATATTCTGAATAGAAATGAGTCCCGACTCTTCTTTTCGGGACAGGTCGGTTTGTGTAATATCCCCGGTGATGATCGCCCGACTGTTAAACCCAATTCGGGTTAGAAACATCTTCATTTGCATGTTTGTGGCATTCTGGGCCTCATCCAGTATGACAAACGAATTGTTCAGGGTTCGCCCGCGCATGTAGGCAAGTGGGGCAATTTCGATGGTCCCTTTGGCAATATGAAGCTCCAGACGATCGTATTCTATCATTTCTTCCAGGGCATCATACAGTGGCCGCAGATATGGGTCGATTTTTTCACGAAGATCTCCGGGAAGAAAACCAAGTGTTTCACCGGCCTCCACAGCGGGTCGAGCCAGGACTATTTTATTGACTTTTCGTTCTTTCAGTGCCTTAACGGCCAGGGCTACAGAGGTATAGGTTTTTCCGGTACCTGCAGGCCCAATAGAAAAGACAATGTCATTTTTAGCCGATGCTTCCAGAATTTCTTTCTGACCGGGGGTTTTGGCTTTTACGGCTTTACCGTCGTGGGTATTGAGTATGAAATCACCGGTGATGCTTTTATCTCGCAGGGGATTAGTCTCTTCAGGCTCCCGGTCTCCTTTGGTCAGTGCCAAAACGGTTTCAACATCACGCTCTGTCAGGTCACCGTTTCGCTTGGCCATATTTTCAAGCTCGCCAAAAATCTCCCGAAGCTCTTTCAGATCTTTTTCAGGTCCTTTGAGCTTAATGTTGTTGCCTCTCGCAGTAATTACGGTTTCCGGGTAGGCTTCTTCAAGGGTGGATAAATGTTCATCGCCGAATCCAAGTACGATGACCGGCTCTACCTTCTCTAACTGTATGGATTCAATTTCAAGGTTTTGTTGCTCAGTGATAAGCGATCCTCAAAATGTTTAGTTCAAGTTAATAAACCTATAAAATAAGGAAAGTCTCAGAAAAAGTTTAATAACTGGTTGGTATTGTAAAACTAATAGAAACCTACAAATCGAAACACTTCGGTTTTAAACCAGCGTTCCCTTGCCCATGCGTGCTCTCTTGGTCAGATCTTCAATACTTTTGGTAATATTTTTTGCCTTAAAAACGCTGCTACCGGCCACCAGTACATCGGCACCGGAACGGGTTACCTTTTCAATATTATCGATTCCTACTCCCCCGTCAACTTCAATAAGGAATCCGAGCTGTTTGTTTTCACGAATGATGCTCATATCCTTTAGTCTTTGGTAGGTATTCTCAATGAACGACTGTCCCCCAAAACCGGGATTTACGCTCATTATGAGTACCAAATCAACATATTCCAGAATGGGTTCAATAGTAGTCAGAGATGTTGCAGGATTAACCGCTATGCCGGCCATCATATCTTGCTGTTTGATGCTTTGAATGGTACGGTGTAAATGTGGACAGGCTTCCTGGTGGACGGTAAGCTGATCGGCGCCGGCATCGGCAAAAGCTTCGATATACTGATCGGGATTTTCGATCATTAGGTGGACATCCAAAAAGGCATCACTTGCTCTTCCTGCGGCTTCCACGATAGCCGGACCATAACTGATATTGGGAACAAAATGTCCGTCCATGACATCGCAATGAATCCATTTAACCCCGGCATCAGTGCAGGTAGTGATCTCTTCACCGAGTTTTGTATAGTCGGAGGCTAGGATGGAGGGAGCTAAAATGGGAAGTTCGAAGTCCATAATAAGAATCAGTTTTGAATTTGCGAGCTATCGGGGTCGGCAACAAAAGAAGTATCCAGTACGGCACCTGACTCACTCTCTTCTCTGACATCAAACCGCTCGGATACAATCAGTTTAAGAGTTTCCCCTTCGATTACCTTTTCCTGCTTGGGCGTAAAGTCAAGAATCGTATTTGGCGGATATTGTCTGTTTGGTTGGAAACGTATCTCTCCGACACGTAGACCGGCTGTCCTAAGCATCTGCTGCGCTTCTGCCAGCCTTGCCCCAATGATATTGGGTACTGCTACCATTTTCTCACCGAGACCGTCGCTAACGGCTAAATTGACAACGGTACCCTTATTAACCGTTTTGCCGGCCGGAATTGACTGGCGAAGTACACTATTCTTGAATCTAGAAGATTCATAACTGACCGTACCTACTTCCAAGCCATAGTTCTGCAGTTGAATTTTTGCATTTCTAAGGGAGAGATTGACCACTTTAGGAACCTCAACTTTTGGTGTGGAAACCGTATTGACCGTCAGGTAAATTTTCCTGTTGGGTTTGACAATCTCAGAGGCCGAAGGTGTTTGATCAATCACATAGTCGGCGGGATAAGCCGAGTTAGAACGGCGTTCGGACACTTCAAAACGGAGTCCATAGGTGGTCAGGAGGCTGTCGGCTTCGTTAAGAGATAACTTGGTAACATCCGGTACAGTGACGCCCTCGTCGTAATTGGTGTAAGCCGGCATCAATACATAATCCAGTAATAGAATTAAGAGGGCTCCTGCGGCAATCAGCGTGCTGACAGAAGCATAGAATTTTTTGCTGGTAAGTAAGTCTCTAATTTT
This is a stretch of genomic DNA from Halalkalibaculum roseum. It encodes these proteins:
- a CDS encoding PASTA domain-containing protein; amino-acid sequence: MIEKIRDLLTSKKFYASVSTLIAAGALLILLLDYVLMPAYTNYDEGVTVPDVTKLSLNEADSLLTTYGLRFEVSERRSNSAYPADYVIDQTPSASEIVKPNRKIYLTVNTVSTPKVEVPKVVNLSLRNAKIQLQNYGLEVGTVSYESSRFKNSVLRQSIPAGKTVNKGTVVNLAVSDGLGEKMVAVPNIIGARLAEAQQMLRTAGLRVGEIRFQPNRQYPPNTILDFTPKQEKVIEGETLKLIVSERFDVREESESGAVLDTSFVADPDSSQIQN
- a CDS encoding BlaI/MecI/CopY family transcriptional regulator is translated as MKKSLTPLGETEMEVLHHVWEMGEATVKDVKKRIMNDRQVAYTTVMTVMKNLADKGYLKYRKDGVTYVYSPAQEPESVRFNLVKELVKKVFKGSPTELVQTLVEGEELSDTDRSEILKLINNMKEE
- a CDS encoding MBL fold metallo-hydrolase; this encodes MKENDIICHPLYEGTFSVGLDKKFNRIDRDDPPAKGALKISLNPFLITGQNRNYLFDVGIGDFGEDTNTDTIKENLAKFGLTEYDITDIFASHLHYDHIGGLAGKGSGYWELTFPEAKLWVSGNGWQKVLNQDEYYDEEKSEFIHFLDAKADIEFLEDTDHPYDDVSINKIGGHTEFSQVLLYDDGEHKYLMAGDVLATRGEVNRNFAAKYDFDAKESMKMRKELTRKAYEEDFTILGYHDSHHPLFQLTDHDKEKGYSIKNIDSNVPA
- a CDS encoding cryptochrome/photolyase family protein, coding for MEKRDYLKEIDGVIEEADPADYDKAVLILPDQINLNVWPEWIHDEKPLLILIESYPVHRTLPYHKKRLTYLLSSLRHFAVECSSNGFPVHYQSTDQHYDKVLKDILDGNKELALSFMNPSEWDSRERLQELRKKYENRVTKISNTFFFADPDDWKQKIEPGYRMEYFYRDMRKKTGYLMNGDEPEGGEWNYDENNRESLPSGYDIPEPTRFQPDDITLEVMEMVDEKFPDHFGKTDHFYYATSRKQAMELLDEFIDNRLDDFGPYEDAMASDEPLLFHSGLSPYMNNGLLLPWEICERAIEAYRENDEIPINSVEGLVRQILGWREFVHIYYEAMMPEVRDTNFMNFNESLPKMYWSGETRMHCMKQSLKPVIEQGYSHHIQRLMVLSNFSNLTKTDPRELNEWFRFAYVDAHEWVVLPNVLGMSTFADGGVLASKPYVSSGNYINKMSDYCKSCEYSISKKTGEDACPFNYLYWNFVDEQRDAFEESGRNSFMVNMYEKKSEENKEAIRNSTENFLEQLKRYKNS
- a CDS encoding PhoH family protein encodes the protein MAKRNGDLTERDVETVLALTKGDREPEETNPLRDKSITGDFILNTHDGKAVKAKTPGQKEILEASAKNDIVFSIGPAGTGKTYTSVALAVKALKERKVNKIVLARPAVEAGETLGFLPGDLREKIDPYLRPLYDALEEMIEYDRLELHIAKGTIEIAPLAYMRGRTLNNSFVILDEAQNATNMQMKMFLTRIGFNSRAIITGDITQTDLSRKEESGLISIQNILKDIEGISFVYLDEKDVVRHKLVRDIIDAYERFENDNT
- a CDS encoding M56 family metallopeptidase, producing MDIINTLQNLGSTGFDLLLLPIVLWTAMSLLALAMMRYSENLNAIFRYHGHIALILALPIGLLAALMNHWLHTFGETAGSFATKFIVIQNPIVIPAAAKMQETSFYMDPAFWGGAAILALGTVALILLLKLAADFISLSIFAKSTPKRPIESILELSTSNTRICKKLSLPVYLSFSDSVDVPFTYGWKKPVIVIPDHLKDQSSEKLNLAIRHELMHIRHHDYALNAVLMTIKALFWFHPIIHKLYAGFKEYREISCDSEVLSDDTISRKSYAQLLFELAGKQTFSKTPAVSMAVPTSTLKKRIQIMSNQNHKHTMFKTSFYITLFSALFMTGIMACTDIQDSGIRNSDIENAQAKISASQDGMSPLYVLDGEIIEDEVTRNKLSAVKTKYIESLNVLKGEKAIEEYGPKAQNGVIEFKLLDRETAFNDLKAPPAPGTKTESSSAKDDHFVVVEQMPELKGGMQSLMSNITYPEEARKAGIEGRVIVQFIVNKEGQVENPQIIKGIGGGADEEALRVVKEAEFTPGYQKGQPVRVQYSLPVVFKLQKDDA
- a CDS encoding TIGR00725 family protein, with the translated sequence MAKTIIGVMGPGNEPEEKDLQIAYELGKLIGQRSWVLLTGGRNVGVMDAASLGASEKDGLVVGVLPDKDRSRMSLHVDIPIVTGMGSARNNINVLSSDVIIACGTGAGTLSEIMLALKAGKDVILLNQSKNALDFLQSLESDLVHEASSAYEAITMAERLL
- a CDS encoding purine-nucleoside phosphorylase; protein product: MSLPEFIDESVAYLKEQDIPENPEAAVILGSGLGSFGKSISDPLFINYEDIPHFPSTSVKGHDGRLISGTVNGKNIIAFSGRFHHYEGYDFEETAIPVYIAKALGVNKLIISNAAGAINTDFEVGDLMVIDSVMRHNKSISPMGYPQHRYNHYPLADKARKLAAGLGLAVQRGTYIYVTGPNYESKAEIRAFRKMGADAVGMSTAPELFEAARLRLKSVAISLISNMASGVTRDKLDHEEVKIAAESRKEDFAKLVSKLILEL
- the rpe gene encoding ribulose-phosphate 3-epimerase yields the protein MDFELPILAPSILASDYTKLGEEITTCTDAGVKWIHCDVMDGHFVPNISYGPAIVEAAGRASDAFLDVHLMIENPDQYIEAFADAGADQLTVHQEACPHLHRTIQSIKQQDMMAGIAVNPATSLTTIEPILEYVDLVLIMSVNPGFGGQSFIENTYQRLKDMSIIRENKQLGFLIEVDGGVGIDNIEKVTRSGADVLVAGSSVFKAKNITKSIEDLTKRARMGKGTLV
- a CDS encoding aldo/keto reductase — translated: MEFTQVSDLDFNISRVTLGTWAIGGWQWGGTNEQESIDTILKALNMGVTTIDTAPIYGFGKSEELVGKAVKEYGNRDEIQIATKLGLEWDENENVERNTSRERILKEFEDSLRRLQTDYIDIYQIHWPDLKNDFKETASTMLQLLDRGKIKAIGASNFSVEQMEEFQKYAPIHIAQPPYNLFERGIEKDVLPYCNKNNISLLTYGALCRGLLSGKMDEDWEFKKGDLRKNTDPKFQGETFKKHLRAVDKLKEYASEELDQTVLNLAVRWILDKGVDSAIWGARRPEQVTFDEVAGWKLTDKQIEEIESIVEEIVEDPIAPAFMAPPE